The proteins below are encoded in one region of Bacillus vallismortis:
- the lcfB gene encoding long-chain-fatty-acid--CoA ligase LcfB, producing the protein MNLVSKLEETASKKPDSIACRFKDRMMTYQELNESIQRFADGLQEAGMEKGDHLALLLGNSPDFIIAFFGALKAGIVAVPINPMYTPTEIGYMLTNGDVKAIVGVDQLLPLYESMHESLPKVELVILCQTGESEPEASDPEVRMKMTTFAKIARPTFAARQSPKLVPDDTAVILYTSGTTGKPKGAMLTHQNLYSNANDVAGYLGMDEKDNVVCALPMFHVFCLTVCMNAPLMSGATVLIEPQFSPASVFQLVKERQATIFAGVPTMYNYLFQHENGKTDDFTSIRLCISGGAAMPVALLTAFEEKFGVTILEGYGLSEASPVTCFNPFDRGRKPGSIGTSILHVQNKVVDPLGRELPDHEVGELIVKGPNVMKGYYKMPMETKHALKDGWLYTGDLARRDEDGYFYIVDRKKDMIIVGGYNVYPREVEEVLYRHPDVKEAVVIGVPDPQSGEAVKGYIVPKRSGVTEADIMQHCETHLAKYKRPAAITFLDDIPKNATGKMLRRALRDILPQ; encoded by the coding sequence ATGAATCTCGTTTCGAAATTGGAAGAGACAGCATCTAAGAAGCCCGACAGCATCGCATGCAGGTTTAAGGATCGTATGATGACGTATCAGGAGCTGAATGAAAGCATTCAGCGATTTGCGGACGGCCTTCAGGAAGCCGGTATGGAGAAAGGGGACCACCTTGCTTTGCTGCTTGGCAATTCGCCGGATTTTATCATCGCGTTTTTTGGTGCGTTAAAGGCCGGGATTGTGGCCGTGCCCATCAATCCGATGTATACGCCGACAGAAATCGGTTATATGCTGACAAATGGCGATGTAAAAGCGATCGTGGGTGTAGATCAGCTTTTGCCGCTGTATGAAAGCATGCATGAATCGCTGCCGAAGGTGGAGCTCGTCATTTTATGCCAAACGGGAGAGTCCGAGCCGGAAGCTTCAGACCCAGAGGTCAGAATGAAAATGACAACGTTTGCAAAAATAGCGCGTCCGACATTTGCCGCTAGACAAAGCCCGAAGCTGGTCCCTGATGATACCGCGGTTATTTTATACACATCAGGAACAACCGGAAAACCAAAAGGCGCGATGCTGACCCATCAGAATTTGTACAGCAATGCCAACGATGTCGCCGGCTATTTGGGAATGGATGAGAAGGACAATGTCGTCTGCGCTCTTCCGATGTTCCATGTGTTTTGTTTAACGGTCTGCATGAATGCCCCGCTGATGAGCGGCGCAACAGTCCTGATTGAACCTCAATTCAGTCCGGCATCTGTATTTCAGCTTGTGAAAGAGAGGCAGGCGACCATTTTTGCCGGTGTGCCTACGATGTATAATTACTTGTTTCAGCATGAAAACGGCAAAACAGATGATTTTACTTCCATCCGGCTGTGCATTTCGGGAGGGGCTGCCATGCCAGTCGCGCTGCTGACGGCGTTTGAAGAAAAATTCGGCGTGACCATTTTGGAAGGCTACGGGCTCTCGGAAGCCTCGCCCGTCACATGCTTTAACCCGTTTGACAGAGGCAGAAAGCCGGGCTCCATCGGGACAAGTATCTTACATGTCCAAAACAAGGTTGTAGATCCACTCGGGCGCGAGCTGCCCGATCACGAGGTCGGTGAATTGATCGTAAAAGGCCCCAATGTGATGAAGGGCTATTATAAAATGCCGATGGAAACAAAGCATGCGTTAAAAGACGGGTGGCTTTATACGGGGGATTTGGCGAGACGGGATGAGGACGGCTATTTTTACATCGTTGACCGGAAAAAAGACATGATCATTGTGGGAGGATATAACGTGTATCCTCGTGAGGTGGAGGAAGTGCTGTACCGCCACCCTGATGTCAAGGAGGCTGTTGTCATCGGGGTGCCGGATCCTCAAAGCGGGGAAGCGGTAAAGGGGTATATTGTACCGAAACGTTCTGGCGTAACAGAAGCGGACATCATGCAGCACTGTGAAACACATCTGGCAAAATATAAACGGCCTGCCGCCATAACGTTTCTTGACGACATTCCGAAAAACGCGACGGGGAAAATGCTCAGGCGGGCGCTAAGAGATATTTTGCCCCAATAA
- a CDS encoding SDR family oxidoreductase, with amino-acid sequence MKVLLIGANGQIGQRLVSLFRDNPDHSVRAMVRKEEQKASLEAAGAEAVLANLEGSPEEIAAAAKDCDAIIFTAGSGGSTGYDKTLLVDLDGAAKAIEAADIAGIKRFIMVSALQAHNRENWNESLKPYYAAKHYADKILEASGLTYTIIRPGGLRNEPGTGTVSAAADLERGFISREDVAKTVIASLDETNTENRAFDLTEGDTPIAEALKKL; translated from the coding sequence ATGAAAGTGTTGTTAATCGGAGCGAACGGACAAATCGGACAAAGACTCGTTTCTTTATTCCGAGACAATCCTGATCATTCTGTCAGAGCGATGGTCAGAAAAGAAGAACAGAAAGCGTCTCTTGAAGCTGCCGGTGCAGAAGCTGTGCTTGCGAATCTGGAAGGCAGCCCAGAAGAAATCGCCGCCGCGGCGAAAGACTGCGACGCGATTATTTTCACAGCGGGTTCCGGCGGCAGCACAGGCTATGATAAAACGCTGCTGGTGGATCTGGACGGAGCGGCAAAAGCCATTGAAGCTGCGGATATCGCGGGCATCAAGCGGTTTATCATGGTTAGCGCCCTGCAAGCCCACAACCGTGAAAATTGGAATGAATCACTTAAACCTTATTATGCGGCTAAGCATTATGCTGATAAAATTCTGGAAGCAAGCGGTTTAACCTATACGATTATCCGTCCGGGAGGCCTTCGCAATGAGCCTGGGACAGGAACTGTTTCAGCGGCCGCCGATTTGGAGCGGGGATTCATTTCTCGTGAGGACGTGGCGAAAACAGTCATTGCCTCTTTAGATGAAACCAATACGGAAAATCGGGCCTTTGATCTGACAGAAGGAGATACGCCGATTGCCGAAGCATTAAAGAAACTATAA
- the lplJ gene encoding lipoate--protein ligase LplJ — protein MLFIDNQNMNDPQINLAIEEYCVKHLDPEQQYLLFYVNQPSIIIGKNQNTIEEINTKYVEENGITVVRRLSGGGAVYHDLGNLNFSFITKDDGNSFHNFKKFTEPVIQALHQLGVEAELSGRNDIVVDGRKISGNAQFSTKGRIFSHGTLMFDSAIDHVVSALKVKKDKIESKGIKSIRSRVANISEFLHEKMTTEEFRSHLLRYIFNTNDIQNVPEYKLTEKDWEVIHQISKERYQNWDWNYGRSPKFNLNHSKRYPIGSIDLRLEVKKGKIEDCKIFGDFFGVGDVSEIENLLVGKQYERSVIADVLEDVNLKHYFGNITKEDFLDLIY, from the coding sequence ATGTTATTTATCGACAATCAAAATATGAATGATCCGCAGATCAACCTTGCTATCGAGGAGTACTGTGTAAAGCATTTAGACCCTGAACAACAGTATTTGCTTTTTTATGTGAATCAGCCGTCTATTATCATTGGGAAAAACCAAAATACAATCGAGGAAATCAATACAAAATATGTAGAGGAAAACGGGATTACCGTTGTCCGCCGTTTATCAGGCGGGGGCGCTGTTTATCATGATCTGGGGAATTTGAACTTCAGCTTTATTACAAAGGACGACGGAAACAGCTTTCATAACTTCAAAAAGTTCACTGAGCCGGTGATCCAGGCGTTACATCAGCTTGGGGTTGAAGCGGAATTGAGCGGCCGCAACGACATTGTAGTGGATGGTCGGAAAATATCCGGAAACGCCCAATTTTCGACAAAAGGACGCATTTTCAGCCACGGCACCCTCATGTTTGATTCAGCCATTGATCATGTTGTGTCAGCATTAAAGGTGAAAAAGGATAAAATTGAATCAAAAGGCATCAAATCGATCAGAAGCCGCGTGGCAAACATCAGTGAGTTTCTTCATGAGAAAATGACCACCGAGGAATTCCGCAGCCATTTGCTTCGGTATATTTTTAATACAAATGACATCCAAAACGTGCCAGAGTATAAGCTGACGGAAAAAGATTGGGAGGTCATTCATCAAATTTCGAAAGAGCGTTATCAGAATTGGGATTGGAACTACGGCCGCTCGCCGAAATTTAACCTTAATCATTCAAAACGTTATCCGATCGGGTCGATTGATTTGCGCTTGGAAGTCAAGAAAGGCAAAATTGAGGACTGCAAAATCTTCGGAGACTTCTTCGGTGTCGGTGATGTATCTGAAATCGAAAACCTGCTGGTCGGAAAACAATATGAACGCAGCGTCATTGCTGATGTGCTGGAAGATGTGAATCTCAAGCATTACTTTGGGAACATTACGAAAGAGGATTTCCTTGATCTGATTTATTAA
- a CDS encoding MBL fold metallo-hydrolase yields MKVTVIGCYGGFPAANEATSGYLFQSGDHSLLVDCGSAVLSKLFNYVPAEKLDAVILSHYHHDHSADIGPLQFAKQVGSFLGKGEHTLPIYGHDADIEQFQKLTYKTHTKGIAYQPNQPLTAGPFTITFLKTIHPVTCYAMRITDGSHTVVYTADSSYQDSFIPFSENADLLISECNFYADQDGTSAGHMNSLEAGRIAKEAGARELLLTHLPHFGVHDNLRKEAKTVFNGEVNIVKSGFVWEG; encoded by the coding sequence ATGAAAGTTACAGTTATCGGATGCTATGGCGGTTTTCCGGCCGCCAATGAAGCGACGTCGGGCTATTTGTTTCAGTCAGGTGATCACTCTTTGCTTGTTGATTGCGGCAGTGCCGTATTATCCAAGCTGTTTAACTATGTGCCGGCGGAAAAGCTGGACGCGGTGATTCTGTCTCATTACCACCATGACCATAGCGCAGACATCGGGCCGCTGCAATTTGCCAAGCAGGTCGGTTCATTTCTCGGCAAAGGAGAGCATACGCTCCCGATTTACGGACATGATGCTGATATAGAACAGTTTCAAAAGCTTACATATAAAACACATACGAAAGGGATTGCCTATCAGCCAAACCAGCCGCTGACTGCCGGTCCGTTTACGATCACCTTTTTAAAAACGATTCACCCGGTGACGTGCTATGCCATGCGCATTACTGACGGCAGCCATACTGTCGTTTATACCGCTGATTCCAGCTACCAGGATTCATTTATCCCATTTTCGGAAAATGCCGATTTATTGATCTCTGAATGTAATTTTTATGCTGATCAAGACGGGACAAGCGCAGGCCATATGAACAGCCTGGAAGCCGGGCGAATTGCAAAAGAAGCGGGAGCGCGAGAACTGCTGCTGACGCATTTGCCTCATTTCGGCGTTCATGACAATCTTCGCAAAGAAGCGAAAACCGTTTTTAACGGCGAAGTGAATATTGTGAAATCAGGTTTTGTGTGGGAAGGATAA
- the yhfH gene encoding protein YhfH, whose amino-acid sequence MLGKITDFFRNLPSKKCAECGKKIEEQHECYGNTCNDCIKVNDLS is encoded by the coding sequence ATGCTTGGGAAAATCACAGATTTTTTTAGAAACCTGCCTTCGAAAAAGTGCGCGGAATGCGGAAAAAAAATAGAAGAGCAGCATGAGTGTTATGGCAATACCTGCAATGACTGTATAAAAGTAAACGATTTATCATGA
- the gltT gene encoding glutamate/proton symporter GltT, with protein MKRMKFGLATQIFVGLILGVIAGVIWYGNPALPTYLQPVGDLFLRLIKMIVIPIVVSSLIIGVAGAGNGKQVGKLGFRTILYFEIITTFAIILGLALANIFHPGTGVNIHEAQKSDISQYVETEKEQSNKTVAETFLHIVPTNFFQSLVEGDLLAIICFTVLFALGISAIGERGKPVLAFFEGVSHAMFHVVNLVMKVAPFGVFALIGVTVSKFGLGSLLSLGKLVGLVYVALAFFLIVVFGIVAKIAGINIFKFLAYMKDEILLAFSTSSSETVLPRIMEKMEKIGCPKGIVSFVIPIGYTFNLDGSVLYQSIAALFLAQVYGIDLTIWHQITLVLVLMVTSKGMAAVPGTSFVVLLATLGTIGVPAEGLAFIAGVDRIMDMARTVVNLTGNALAAVVMSKWEGMFNPAKAETVMSQAKTDQNATISG; from the coding sequence ATGAAAAGAATGAAGTTTGGATTAGCCACACAAATATTCGTTGGACTTATTCTAGGTGTCATTGCAGGCGTTATTTGGTACGGCAACCCAGCATTGCCTACTTACCTGCAGCCAGTCGGGGATCTCTTTTTACGATTAATCAAAATGATAGTGATTCCTATTGTTGTCTCCAGCTTAATCATCGGTGTAGCCGGAGCAGGAAATGGAAAGCAAGTTGGTAAATTAGGCTTCAGAACGATTCTGTACTTCGAAATCATTACGACTTTTGCCATCATTCTCGGACTCGCACTTGCAAACATCTTCCACCCGGGTACAGGAGTTAATATACACGAAGCTCAAAAATCAGACATCAGTCAATATGTCGAAACTGAAAAAGAGCAAAGTAATAAAACAGTAGCTGAAACGTTCTTACATATTGTACCGACAAACTTCTTCCAATCCTTGGTTGAAGGAGATCTTCTTGCCATCATTTGCTTTACGGTGCTATTTGCATTGGGTATTTCCGCGATCGGCGAAAGAGGAAAGCCTGTATTAGCCTTTTTTGAAGGTGTATCCCATGCCATGTTCCACGTTGTAAATCTCGTGATGAAAGTGGCTCCATTCGGTGTTTTCGCGCTTATCGGAGTGACTGTGTCTAAATTCGGGCTCGGTTCCCTTCTTTCTCTCGGAAAGCTTGTCGGATTGGTGTATGTCGCACTTGCTTTCTTCTTAATTGTCGTGTTTGGGATTGTCGCAAAAATTGCCGGCATCAACATTTTCAAATTCCTTGCTTACATGAAGGACGAAATCTTACTGGCGTTCAGTACGTCCAGCTCTGAAACCGTTCTTCCGCGCATCATGGAAAAAATGGAGAAAATCGGCTGCCCGAAAGGCATTGTGTCATTTGTCATTCCAATCGGATATACGTTTAACTTAGACGGTTCCGTTCTCTATCAATCGATTGCCGCGCTGTTTTTGGCACAGGTATACGGTATTGATTTGACGATTTGGCACCAAATTACGCTTGTCCTCGTCCTCATGGTCACATCTAAAGGGATGGCTGCCGTGCCCGGTACATCTTTTGTCGTCTTGCTGGCGACACTTGGCACGATCGGCGTTCCGGCTGAAGGACTTGCCTTTATTGCCGGCGTAGACCGGATCATGGACATGGCACGCACAGTTGTCAACCTGACTGGTAACGCACTAGCTGCCGTTGTGATGTCTAAATGGGAAGGCATGTTTAATCCTGCGAAAGCAGAAACCGTCATGTCCCAAGCAAAAACAGATCAAAACGCAACCATTTCCGGTTAA
- a CDS encoding ASCH domain-containing protein, translating to MKIYELKSTFGWEGDDGLGEQLIQQILTGEKTATCAPKSLYSKDELSEVYQTAGQLVTVYDKDGNPRCNIKVTDIFETTFGAPDMRLVKGEGNEERIEEFQKDHLMAWAELIQNGELELNEDTVLITELFKLVHD from the coding sequence ATGAAGATTTATGAGCTGAAAAGCACATTTGGCTGGGAGGGTGATGACGGCTTGGGGGAACAGCTGATTCAGCAAATCCTAACCGGCGAAAAAACAGCCACGTGCGCGCCGAAATCATTATATTCCAAAGATGAATTGAGTGAAGTGTATCAAACAGCGGGGCAGCTTGTGACCGTTTATGATAAGGATGGCAATCCGAGATGCAATATAAAAGTGACAGATATATTTGAAACGACCTTTGGAGCGCCTGATATGAGGTTAGTCAAAGGAGAGGGAAATGAAGAGCGAATTGAGGAGTTTCAGAAAGACCATCTGATGGCGTGGGCGGAGCTGATCCAAAACGGTGAACTAGAGCTGAATGAGGATACCGTTTTGATTACAGAGCTGTTTAAGCTTGTTCATGATTAA
- a CDS encoding M42 family metallopeptidase, with protein sequence MTSVRKTMELIKELVSIPSPTGNTYEVINYIENLLREWKVETVRNHKGGLIATLPGRDTSRHRMLTAHVDTLGAMVKEIKADGRLAIDLIGGFRYNSIEGEYCQIETASGKTYTGTILMHQTSVHVYKDAGKAERNQENMEIRLDEPVHCRKDTEELGIGVGDFVSFDPRVEITSSGFIKSRHLDDKASVALLLRLIHHIQTEDIELPYTTHFLISNNEEIGYGGNSNIPPETVEYLAVDMGAIGDGQATDEYTVSICVKDASGPYHYQLRKHLVHLAEKHHIDYKLDIYPYYGSDASAAIKSGHDIVHGLIGPGIDASHAFERTHQSSLRHTAKLLYYYVQSEMV encoded by the coding sequence ATGACGTCCGTACGTAAAACGATGGAGCTCATTAAAGAACTCGTATCAATCCCAAGTCCCACAGGAAATACATATGAGGTGATCAATTATATTGAAAACCTTTTAAGAGAATGGAAGGTAGAAACGGTTCGGAATCATAAGGGCGGCTTAATTGCCACCCTTCCAGGCCGCGACACATCCCGGCACCGCATGCTGACGGCGCACGTTGACACGCTCGGCGCCATGGTGAAAGAAATTAAAGCTGACGGCCGGCTGGCAATCGATTTGATCGGCGGTTTCCGCTACAACTCGATTGAGGGGGAGTATTGCCAAATTGAGACCGCCTCGGGAAAAACGTATACAGGCACCATTTTAATGCATCAAACGTCTGTACACGTTTACAAGGATGCAGGAAAAGCTGAACGGAATCAAGAGAATATGGAGATCCGCCTGGATGAGCCTGTTCACTGCCGGAAAGATACAGAAGAGCTCGGCATTGGCGTGGGAGATTTTGTGTCGTTTGATCCCCGCGTCGAGATCACATCAAGCGGATTTATTAAATCGCGCCACTTGGATGACAAAGCGAGCGTTGCTTTATTGCTGCGCTTAATCCATCACATTCAAACAGAAGATATTGAGCTTCCGTATACAACTCATTTTCTGATTTCAAATAATGAAGAAATTGGGTACGGCGGCAACTCGAATATTCCTCCTGAAACAGTCGAATATTTGGCGGTTGACATGGGGGCTATCGGTGACGGACAGGCGACAGATGAATATACAGTATCCATCTGTGTGAAGGATGCGAGCGGGCCGTACCATTATCAGCTGAGAAAACATTTAGTCCATTTAGCCGAGAAGCATCATATCGACTATAAGCTTGATATTTATCCATACTATGGGTCGGATGCGTCAGCGGCGATTAAATCCGGGCATGATATTGTACATGGCCTGATCGGGCCGGGAATTGACGCCTCGCATGCGTTTGAACGCACTCATCAATCATCTCTTCGCCATACGGCCAAGCTTCTGTATTACTATGTACAGTCAGAAATGGTGTAA
- a CDS encoding YhfC family intramembrane metalloprotease translates to MVSQDAVVFMAVSGAIAFLLPIGLIVWFKRQYGSSLKVFFIGALTFFVFAQLLEGGVHVYVLQVNEVTKEAMRNPLWYGIYGCLMAGIFEECGRYIMMRFLMKRHYFWADGLAFGAGHGGLEAILITGLSSISLIVYAVAINSGTFEQLFINDDIKQALLPIQEQLLHTPSYEWLLGGIERISAIAVQIGLSLLVLYAVKSRRPQFLLFSILFHALFNVPAVLYQKRIIEHAAVVEIIIALIAAVSVYWIVKAKRLFQ, encoded by the coding sequence ATGGTCAGTCAAGATGCAGTAGTCTTTATGGCAGTATCGGGGGCTATTGCGTTTTTGTTGCCGATCGGACTGATCGTATGGTTTAAGCGTCAGTACGGCTCTTCGCTAAAGGTGTTTTTTATCGGCGCCCTCACGTTTTTTGTTTTTGCTCAGCTGTTGGAGGGCGGCGTTCATGTTTATGTGCTACAAGTGAATGAAGTGACAAAAGAAGCTATGCGAAATCCATTGTGGTATGGCATTTACGGTTGCTTGATGGCCGGAATCTTTGAGGAATGCGGAAGGTATATCATGATGCGTTTTTTGATGAAGCGCCATTATTTTTGGGCGGATGGACTGGCTTTCGGAGCAGGCCATGGCGGGCTTGAGGCCATACTGATAACAGGCTTGTCCTCTATCTCACTTATTGTCTATGCAGTTGCGATCAATAGCGGAACATTTGAACAGCTTTTCATCAATGATGATATCAAGCAGGCGCTTCTGCCGATTCAGGAACAGCTGCTGCATACGCCTTCGTATGAATGGCTGCTGGGCGGAATAGAAAGAATCAGTGCGATTGCTGTCCAAATCGGGTTGTCCCTGCTTGTCCTGTATGCGGTTAAAAGCCGCCGGCCGCAGTTTTTGCTGTTTTCTATCCTTTTCCATGCGCTCTTTAATGTACCGGCGGTTTTATACCAAAAAAGAATCATTGAACATGCCGCTGTTGTTGAAATCATTATTGCTCTTATAGCTGCCGTATCAGTCTATTGGATCGTGAAAGCAAAAAGGCTGTTTCAATAA
- the fabHB gene encoding beta-ketoacyl-ACP synthase III FabHB — translation MSKANITAIGTYAPSRRLTNADLEKIVDTSDEWIVQRTGMRERRIADEQQFTSDLCIEAVKDLKSRYEGTLDNVDMILVATTTSDYAFPSTACRVQEYFGWEHTGALDINATCAGLTYGLHLANGLITSGLHQKILVIAGETLSKVTGYTDRTTCVLFGDAAGALLVERVEETSGFLASVQGTSGNGRDILYRAGLRNELNGVPLADSGKMVQNGREVYKWAVRTVPHEFERLLQQAGLTSGELDWFVPHSANLRMIESICEKTPFPIEKTLTSVEYFGNTSSVSIVLALDLAVKAGKLKKDQTVMLFGFGGGLTYTGLLVKWGM, via the coding sequence ATGTCAAAAGCAAACATTACAGCTATCGGCACCTATGCACCGAGCAGGCGCTTAACCAATGCTGACTTAGAAAAGATCGTTGACACGTCAGATGAATGGATTGTTCAGCGCACAGGAATGAGAGAACGCCGAATAGCCGATGAGCAGCAGTTCACCTCTGATTTATGCATCGAAGCGGTGAAGGATCTTAAGAGCCGTTATGAAGGGACACTTGATAATGTCGATATGATCCTCGTTGCCACAACAACATCTGACTATGCCTTCCCGAGCACGGCATGCCGCGTGCAGGAATATTTCGGCTGGGAACACACAGGCGCCCTGGATATTAATGCGACGTGCGCCGGGCTGACATACGGCCTTCATTTGGCTAATGGATTGATCACATCCGGCCTTCATCAAAAAATTCTCGTCATCGCCGGAGAAACACTATCAAAAGTAACAGGTTATACCGATCGAACGACATGCGTACTGTTTGGCGACGCGGCGGGTGCGCTGTTAGTTGAACGAGTTGAAGAAACGTCTGGGTTTCTTGCATCTGTCCAAGGAACAAGCGGGAACGGCAGAGATATCTTGTATCGTGCCGGGCTGCGGAATGAACTGAATGGAGTTCCACTTGCCGATTCCGGAAAAATGGTCCAAAATGGCCGTGAAGTGTATAAATGGGCAGTGAGAACCGTTCCCCACGAATTTGAACGCCTTTTGCAGCAGGCAGGTCTGACAAGCGGCGAGCTGGATTGGTTTGTCCCTCACAGCGCCAACTTGCGCATGATCGAATCAATTTGTGAAAAAACACCGTTCCCGATCGAAAAAACACTCACCAGTGTCGAATATTTCGGAAACACGTCTTCTGTTTCAATTGTTTTGGCACTTGATCTCGCAGTGAAAGCCGGTAAGCTGAAAAAAGATCAAACCGTGATGCTGTTTGGATTTGGCGGCGGATTAACCTATACAGGATTACTTGTCAAATGGGGCATGTAA